From one Luteolibacter sp. SL250 genomic stretch:
- a CDS encoding DUF4350 domain-containing protein, whose protein sequence is MTRHLLRCCLLLFALLSAGCEFEEVTRETGYKGKARLNPWLAAERFVERKGHEVRASGSWLKPEWNHSVYFVPVGVLNNAGVVSPMKEWVSNGGHLVLLVEYSDSEWNDWGHFQRNVPELQSPLVEFLKQTGMTIDRAGSGKPDGTEVTFGEQKYKVETSSSASVSTQSVKDGNFASVEYDYGRVTVIPDARIFRNRKIGDQEHAALLSALIESSPMEGTVVFLRGAGISLWRMLARHLWPVLVGLGVALIIWLWKSFTRFGPMESAATASPLRGYDHHLEALGDYQWRLDRGSALLAPIRERIIEGGQKAAAAAGRKDADFFQFLAERAGIPRERVNRALTENAPADGSVMTRTTADLQKLLSVLRS, encoded by the coding sequence ATGACCCGTCATCTCCTCAGGTGCTGCCTGCTGCTCTTCGCCCTCTTGTCCGCAGGTTGCGAGTTCGAGGAAGTGACCCGCGAAACGGGTTACAAGGGGAAGGCACGGCTCAATCCCTGGCTCGCTGCTGAAAGGTTCGTGGAGCGCAAGGGGCATGAGGTCCGCGCATCCGGAAGCTGGCTGAAGCCGGAGTGGAATCACAGCGTCTACTTCGTTCCCGTCGGTGTGCTGAACAATGCCGGGGTGGTGTCTCCGATGAAGGAGTGGGTCTCCAACGGCGGACATCTGGTGCTGCTGGTGGAGTACTCGGATTCCGAGTGGAATGACTGGGGGCACTTCCAGCGCAATGTTCCCGAGCTCCAATCACCGCTGGTCGAATTCCTGAAACAGACCGGGATGACCATCGACCGGGCAGGCTCGGGCAAACCTGATGGAACAGAGGTCACCTTCGGTGAACAAAAATATAAGGTCGAAACCTCCTCCAGCGCGTCTGTTTCGACACAGTCGGTGAAGGACGGGAATTTCGCTTCGGTGGAGTACGACTACGGCCGCGTGACCGTCATCCCGGATGCGAGGATCTTCCGCAACCGCAAGATCGGGGATCAGGAGCACGCCGCGCTGCTTTCCGCCCTCATCGAATCATCTCCGATGGAGGGAACGGTCGTGTTCCTGCGTGGAGCGGGCATCTCGCTCTGGAGGATGCTTGCACGCCATCTCTGGCCGGTGCTGGTGGGCCTGGGCGTGGCCCTCATCATCTGGCTGTGGAAGAGTTTCACCCGCTTCGGTCCCATGGAATCCGCTGCCACCGCATCCCCGTTGCGGGGATATGACCATCACCTGGAGGCGTTGGGGGATTACCAATGGAGGCTGGACAGAGGTTCCGCACTGCTGGCTCCCATCCGGGAGCGGATCATCGAGGGTGGGCAGAAAGCCGCCGCTGCCGCCGGCAGAAAGGATGCGGACTTCTTCCAGTTCCTCGCCGAACGTGCCGGCATTCCCAGGGAACGTGTGAACCGTGCCCTGACGGAGAACGCTCCGGCGGATGGCAGCGTGATGACCCGGACGACGGCGGATCTGCAGAAGCTGCTCTCGGTGCTGCGGTCGTGA
- a CDS encoding DUF4129 domain-containing protein — translation MRLEDVTAEIRPRSDWEAVDLGFAMIRRDFWRCFTVWWLALLAPVLIAGWFLREMPLVLAALFWWWKPVGSRMVLFDLSRRLFGEKPGWKAVFREIPRAWIRRFFYRMIFARFSPWLPVTLAVEDLEGLRGKPYRQRAKQLARRGDGVVMWLYFAADLTAAWLALSVFAIVIMMMPEGESGPWQAALESFDQSNPFDIPLVISWTAAGCAMLGMALVDIFVTGAGFGVYVNNRTWLEGWDVELAFKRLGQRLGKLAAVLVLAASLFFPLSSHAQETGPDPEIIREVKSHEDFKVHSETYKVPVSKSKSSSSSGGFGAVPAYVALIFGYTALAALLGFLIWVIWNNRHAFRLAYSGGGALKEAPSARMVMGMEVTAESLPKDIPTAAWALWTAGRRHEALALLYRGTISKVIDVARVEIQESDTEGDCLRRVEDAGSSAHPDYFKGLTGAWMRLAYAAQDPPEMEVRALCESWPFREGRVG, via the coding sequence ATGCGCCTTGAGGATGTCACCGCGGAGATCCGTCCCCGGAGTGATTGGGAGGCGGTGGACCTGGGATTCGCCATGATCCGCAGGGATTTCTGGCGCTGCTTCACCGTCTGGTGGCTGGCGTTGCTGGCACCGGTGCTCATCGCCGGCTGGTTCCTGCGGGAGATGCCGCTGGTCCTGGCCGCTCTGTTCTGGTGGTGGAAGCCCGTCGGCTCGCGGATGGTGTTGTTCGATCTCAGCCGTCGCCTTTTCGGAGAGAAGCCGGGTTGGAAAGCGGTTTTCCGGGAGATCCCGCGTGCCTGGATCCGCCGGTTCTTCTACCGCATGATCTTCGCGAGGTTCTCACCCTGGCTGCCGGTCACGCTGGCAGTGGAGGATCTGGAGGGGCTGCGTGGAAAGCCCTACCGCCAGCGGGCGAAGCAGCTTGCGCGACGCGGGGATGGAGTGGTGATGTGGTTGTATTTCGCCGCGGATCTCACCGCCGCGTGGCTCGCGCTGAGCGTCTTCGCCATTGTCATCATGATGATGCCGGAGGGTGAAAGCGGCCCGTGGCAGGCGGCGCTGGAATCCTTTGACCAGAGCAATCCATTCGACATTCCATTGGTCATTTCATGGACCGCCGCCGGTTGTGCGATGCTGGGGATGGCTCTGGTGGACATCTTCGTCACGGGAGCCGGCTTCGGCGTCTACGTGAATAACCGGACGTGGCTGGAGGGCTGGGATGTCGAACTGGCATTCAAGCGTCTGGGACAACGCCTCGGCAAACTCGCTGCCGTGCTGGTGCTCGCGGCGTCTCTCTTTTTCCCGCTGTCCTCTCATGCGCAGGAGACCGGCCCGGATCCGGAGATCATCCGCGAGGTCAAATCCCATGAGGATTTCAAGGTCCACTCGGAAACCTACAAGGTGCCGGTCTCGAAATCGAAATCCAGTTCATCATCGGGTGGATTTGGCGCCGTTCCCGCCTACGTGGCGTTGATCTTCGGCTACACGGCTCTTGCCGCGTTGCTCGGCTTTTTGATCTGGGTGATCTGGAACAACCGCCATGCATTCCGGCTGGCGTACTCAGGGGGAGGTGCATTGAAGGAAGCACCATCCGCACGGATGGTGATGGGCATGGAAGTCACCGCGGAGTCACTGCCGAAGGACATTCCGACGGCGGCATGGGCGCTATGGACCGCTGGACGGCGGCACGAGGCGCTCGCCTTGCTCTACCGTGGGACGATTTCGAAGGTGATCGATGTCGCAAGGGTGGAGATCCAGGAGTCGGACACGGAAGGGGACTGCCTCCGTCGGGTGGAGGATGCCGGAAGCTCCGCGCACCCGGACTATTTCAAAGGCCTCACGGGGGCATGGATGCGCCTGGCGTATGCCGCGCAGGATCCTCCGGAAATGGAGGTCCGTGCCTTGTGTGAAAGCTGGCCGTTCAGGGAAGGGAGGGTTGGATGA